The Lampris incognitus isolate fLamInc1 chromosome 7, fLamInc1.hap2, whole genome shotgun sequence genome window below encodes:
- the rhbdd1 gene encoding rhomboid-related protein 4: MRGRQRGTQLGLLLLASQVFQVGLDNIPPVTLAVLGLNIYLYVFPAALLMQACVSVQQAYWHGDWLRLVLSPVHHVDDWHLYFNMASFLWKGIRLEQRLGGAWFLYLLSVFSLLTGLVYLAIEAGLTVLTEDSSYSMQCAVGFSGVLFALKVLNNHYYPGGVTYVMGIPVANRYASWVELVLIHLTSPGTSLIGHLAGILVGLLYTAGPLKSIMKTCAGLVAPSRHFSQPDTQYYSSSGYSGSRSSASQPYTTDYTAGMTEEEQF, translated from the exons ATGCGGGGCCGACAGAGGGGCACCCAACTGGGCCTGCTGCTCCTGGCCTCCCAGGTCTTCCAGGTGGGCCTGGACAACATTCCCCCCGTCACCCTGGCTGTGCTGGGGCTCAACATCTACCTCTACGTTTTCCCCGCCGCTCTACTGATGCAG GCCTGTGTGAGTGTCCAGCAGGCGTACTGGCATGGTGACTGGCTCCGCCTCGTCCTCTCACCCGTGCATCATGTGGATGATTGGCACCTCTACTTCAACATGGCGTCCTTCCTGTGGAAAGGCATCCGACTGGAACAGCGGCTGGGCGGAGCCTGGTTCCTCTACCTGCTGTCCGTCTTCTCCCTGCTCACAGGATTGGTCTACCTGGCGATCGAGGCGGGGCTAACGGTGCTCACCGAGGACTCCTCCTACAGCATGCAGTGTGCTGTCGGTTTCTCAG GTGTACTGTTCGCCCTAAAGGTGCTCAATAACCACTACTACCCTGGGGGCGTGACCTACGTGATGGGCATTCCAGTGGCCAATCGCTATGCCAGCTGGGTGGAGCTAGTGCTCATCCACCTAACATCACCCGG GACCTCTCTGATTGGCCACCTGGCCGGTATCCTGGTTGGTCTGCTCTACACAGCAGGACCACTGAAGAGCATCATGAAGACATGTGCAG GGCTTGTGGCTCCAAGCAGACATTTCTCCCAGCCGGACACACAATACTACTCCTCCTCAG gttacaGCGGATCGAGATCCTCTGCCAGCCAGCCTTATACAACAGACTACACAGCAGGAATGACGGAGGAAGAGCAGTTTTAA